One Lentimicrobiaceae bacterium DNA window includes the following coding sequences:
- a CDS encoding pyridoxal phosphate-dependent aminotransferase, producing the protein MPKISERAHVMPASPIRKLVPFAEAAKKRGIKVYHLNIGQPDIKTPEVAIQAIRTFDQRVIEYSHSAGNESYRRKLAGYYQKIGINIEYDDIIITTGGSEALIFAMMCCLNPGDEVIIPEPFYTNYNGFAIQSGIKVIPITSNIENGFALPPIVEFEKKITPKTKAILVCNPNNPTGYLYSKEELEQLRLLVLKYDLYLFADEVYREFCYDGTTHFSVMKLDGIAENVVLVDSVSKRYSECGVRIGALISKNKCLMGAALKYAQARLSPPSLGQVAGEASLQTPPEYFNEVYNEYIARRNFVIAELNKIKGVVAPMPKGAFYTIIGLPIDDSDKFCQWLLEDFNFENQTVMLAPATGFYATPGLGKNEVRIAYVLKKEDLKNAVKCLKEALEGYPGRVE; encoded by the coding sequence ATGCCAAAAATTTCCGAACGTGCTCATGTAATGCCAGCTTCACCTATCCGAAAACTTGTTCCTTTTGCAGAAGCTGCCAAGAAAAGGGGGATAAAAGTTTACCATCTTAATATAGGACAGCCTGATATTAAAACGCCAGAAGTTGCTATTCAGGCTATAAGAACATTCGACCAGCGTGTGATAGAATACAGCCACTCGGCGGGCAATGAGTCCTACCGCCGTAAACTTGCCGGGTATTACCAAAAGATTGGAATAAATATTGAATATGATGATATTATAATTACCACCGGGGGTTCTGAAGCGCTTATTTTTGCAATGATGTGTTGTCTAAATCCTGGGGATGAAGTAATTATTCCCGAGCCGTTTTATACAAATTACAATGGTTTTGCTATACAATCGGGCATAAAAGTAATTCCCATCACTTCAAATATTGAAAATGGTTTCGCTCTGCCTCCCATCGTCGAGTTTGAAAAGAAAATAACCCCGAAAACAAAGGCGATTCTCGTTTGCAACCCAAATAATCCTACGGGATACCTGTACTCAAAAGAAGAATTGGAGCAGCTTAGGCTGCTTGTTTTAAAATACGACCTCTATTTGTTTGCCGATGAGGTTTACCGCGAATTTTGCTATGATGGTACCACACATTTTTCGGTGATGAAGCTTGACGGTATTGCTGAAAATGTGGTTTTGGTAGATTCGGTATCCAAACGTTACAGTGAATGTGGCGTTCGTATAGGCGCTTTGATTTCCAAAAACAAATGCCTGATGGGTGCTGCCCTGAAGTATGCACAGGCTCGTTTAAGCCCGCCTTCTCTCGGGCAGGTGGCTGGGGAGGCATCTTTGCAAACTCCTCCTGAATATTTCAATGAAGTATATAACGAATATATTGCACGCAGAAATTTTGTTATCGCCGAATTAAATAAAATTAAAGGCGTTGTTGCACCCATGCCTAAAGGCGCGTTTTATACCATTATTGGCTTGCCTATTGATGATTCTGACAAGTTTTGTCAATGGTTGCTCGAAGACTTCAATTTCGAAAATCAAACAGTGATGCTTGCCCCTGCTACAGGCTTTTATGCCACACCCGGTTTGGGCAAAAACGAAGTCCGTATTGCGTACGTTCTTAAAAAAGAAGACCTTAAAAATGCGGTAAAATGTTTGAAAGAAGCACTGGAAGGGTACCCGGGAAGGGTTGAATAA
- a CDS encoding DUF1573 domain-containing protein has protein sequence MKKLIVLTTILLLVFSFAFAQEPVKNQAPDKNAPEISFNKIVHDYGTILQEGDGNCEFEFKNTGKEPLVLTSVTSSCGCTIPEWPRKPILPRKSDVIKVKYDTKRTGKFAKQVTVVSNAKNSTIVLKIQGEVVDKNTTQAPIKDVNKGTMPVAK, from the coding sequence ATGAAAAAACTTATTGTTCTTACCACTATTTTGCTGTTAGTGTTTTCGTTTGCTTTTGCCCAGGAGCCAGTTAAGAATCAGGCACCTGATAAAAATGCGCCCGAAATTTCCTTTAACAAGATTGTTCATGATTATGGAACCATTTTGCAGGAAGGTGATGGAAACTGTGAATTTGAATTTAAAAACACAGGAAAAGAACCCCTGGTTCTTACAAGTGTTACTTCTTCCTGTGGTTGCACTATTCCCGAATGGCCTCGTAAACCTATTTTACCCAGGAAATCGGATGTGATTAAAGTTAAGTATGATACAAAACGAACGGGAAAATTTGCCAAACAAGTAACAGTGGTTTCCAATGCAAAAAACTCAACCATTGTACTGAAAATTCAAGGTGAAGTGGTAGACAAAAACACCACCCAAGCCCCGATTAAAGATGTTAACAAAGGGACTATGCCTGTTGCAAAATAA